DNA sequence from the Candidatus Falkowbacteria bacterium genome:
GGTGGTGAAATTCTGAAACTCGTCGATATAGAGATAGAAATCCTTGCGCTGCTCTTTGGGCATGTCGGTGCGGGACAAAGCGGCGACCAGGATCTTGCCGACCAGGATCATACCCAAGAGGTAGGCATTGAGCTCGCCGACCTGACCCTTGGGCAGGCTGACCAAGAGGATCTTCTGCCGATCCATCAGGTCGCGCAAATTGAACGAGCTCTTCTGTTGGCCGATGATCGGCCTCATCATATCGTTGGAAATGAAGGAAGTCAGTTTCGAGGTGATATACGGCACGACGTTGGCCAAAGCCGCATCGCCCCCGGCTTTCTCCGCCTCTTTGCGCCAAAAATCGACGACCGTCGGATCGGAACAGCGGGAGAGTTTCATCCGGCGGAACTCGGCGTCGGCCAAGACCTTGGGAATCTCCATTAGGGTCGAGCCGCTTTCCGGGTCAGACATGACCAGGAGCATGGCGTTGCGCATATACTGCTCGAAGATCGGGCCGCCGGTGGATTTGAGGTCGTACAGCTTATCGAAAATCTTAATCATCTCATTAATGACGAACGACTTCTGCTCGGGATAGCGCGGATCGAACTCCATCAGATTCAAAGCCAGCGGGCGCTCGATGTCGGCCGGCGAGAACAGGATCACGTCCTCGGCCCGCTCCGGCGGGATACGCTTCAAGATATCGTCGATCAGGTCACCGTGCGGATCGATCACCCCGACGCCTTCTCCGTTCAAGATGTCCTGGATAGCCATCGAGGCCAAGAGGACGGACTTACCGACGCCGGACTTACCGACGATATAGGTATGGCGGCGGCGGTCTTCGCGCTTGATGCGCACGTCGCGCACCACGCCACGATAGATATTGCGTCCCAGGACGATGCCTTCGTTGGGGATTTCGGTCGGGGCCGGGGCGTGCTTAGCCGTCAGCCACAGGATGTTCGGCGTCTCGGTCCACCTGAGCGGCAGGTGGAACAGGCTGGACAGTTCTTCGGTATTCAGAAGGAAGCTCAGCTTATCGTCGAAGCGGCGATAGATATAATCCTTCATGAATTTCTTGTGCTTCCAGCTTTTAACGAAAGAGTTGATCTTGTTGTTGAAAGAATTGCCATATTCGTAAAGATTGTACTGGGCGAAGGCGCCGATGATGTTGGCCAGATAGCCGCGCGACTGCTGGAGGCTGCCGGTGCTGACGATGATGCGCAGATTGACGTCCAAACCGGCCTTGGCGTTCTTCTCTTCCAGATTCTTAAGGATCGCCTCGTCCATGGCATTGGTCCGCTGCATCGTCTGCTGCTGTTGCTGCTTCTGTTTATCCTCCGGACTCGTGCCTTTGAAATAGCTGAAGAACTCGGCCCAGGGCGAAGTATTCAAAGCCTCGTGCAGCGGCTTGCCTTGCCGGACTTTGGAGAAGACGCGGCTGGCTTTGCCGTGCCAAGCGCCTTTGGCGCTGCGCACGATATATTGGATGACTAACGATTCATTCTCGCCCAGTTTCGACAGGACGTTGATGATCGAGTTCAGCGGGTCGGTCTCCATCTTGTTGTAAGTCCGGATCGGGAAGATGAAGCTGCGGCGCGTCTTGAGCCAGCCGAAATCGACGACGCTCTGCGGCGTGAAGATATTATAATCGCGCGCCTCTTCGACCACCGCTTCCGGGTAATGGGCCTGGACCTGCTGCTCGAGGTAGCGGGCCATCGGCCGCGGCGCCACCAAGTAGAACGCTATTACTTTCTTGCTGGCGACAATCTCGAAGGAAAAATGATCGCGTCGGCCAAAGAGCCACGGCAGGACGCCGCGCTCAGCCCGCAGGCCGCCGATTGAGGAAAACAGGGTCTCACCCCGGGCGATTTCCTCGCGCAGCTGCTGCACCGTCAAATTATTGTCCTTGTCGGTCGGCTTTTCCTTGGACAGGCGCACCAGATAGATGACATGGTCGAAGTAGTGGCTGCTCTTGGCGTAATGGGTGATAAGCTTCTTGATGATCGCCAGCACCACGAACAAGGCGACCAAGGCGCCGAAAGTATAGACCAGGGCCAGATCGACGAAAGCGGTCGGGTCGAGCGGCTGGCTCACAGGTTGTTCGAGTCCGTAGTTCATGGCTTGGGCTGACGCATCTTCAAGAGTTCGTCAGTTTTTATTTTAGCTTCCTGTTCGATAAAGAATCGGTTGATGCCAGGCAGGATCTTGAGCCAGTCCTTGATCAGGCTAATAATCTTGGTGACCTGGATTTTGGTAGCCATGAGCAGCTGATTGATTTGGCGGGCGGTCTGCTCACCGACCCGGCGGAACTCGCGCTGCTTGTCTGGCGGCATCTGGGCATAAAGCTCAGCCAAGCCGTCTTCCATAATCCTCTCTATCTGTTGCACTTCCGGCGAGGCGGGCGAGATTATCAGGTCATCGGTCTGCGGCGTGACAGCTGGCAGCGGGAAATCTCCTTCGCCGACCCGTTCGGCCGGCTTCGGCGCCTCTGGCCGCTGCTCGACCGTGACCGGTTTCTCCGGAGAAAAACCTGAAGGCCGCTCGGGTTGGAGCGGCTGTTCTGGACGCAAAACATTGGCTGGACGGATGTCCATAGAGTAATCGGCTAGGTTCTTTAAGTTACCGATATTATAACACAAAATAATATTTGCTCCAAAAAAAACGCCCCGAACTGGTTCGGGGCTGGCATAAAAATCAATGGGGCAAGAAAATCGTACCCAGTTCCGGCACTGGTTTGCCGAGCATCTGGGCGGTCGCTTGCAAAAAAGCGTCCTTTTCGTGGGCCGGCAGAAGCATGGCGTTGATATTCGAATGGACCAGCTTGAAAATCTGCTCCAGCTTGGTCCGCATACCTTCGGCACCGTGGCCGTATTGGCTGCCGCCATTAGCGTACCCGAGCACCGTTTCGCGCTCCGAAAGCGTCACCCGCCTGACAACCTCGTGCTCGCTTTTCATCAAGCCAGGCCGGTCGATGCCGAAGAGGACGAAATCCAACTTGAGGGTCGAGGCCGCAGTCGCGGTCAGACGGTCGTTGTCCTCGCACTTCTCCATGTTCTTGAGCTCCTGGTTGTTGACGGGGTCATTCGCATTGATGACCAGCTGGACACCTTCGTCAAAGGCTTCGAAGACCGTAGCGGAAAAAATTTCCGGGTGGCGGAAATCGTGGTCAGTCACCAGGATCTGTCCGACGTCCTTGACGCCATGCTCGCGAAAGCAATGGGAATACACGGACATCAGGCGCAACTGGCCGACCGATGCCCGCAGGTTCTTCGAGCGGCGATCTTCCGAATCGCTGGCAACAGCGCCGGACGTCACCAGTAAAACGCGGTGGCCTTGCTGGCGCAACTCCGCGATCTGCCTAGTGAGATCATGGATAAAGCTGAAATTCACCTCTTCCCGGCCCGAGCTGGCATCCACCAGCAGATTCGAACCGACCTTGATGGCTAAATTGGCCATAGCTACCTCCTTGCACGGATTTTTTATGTTAACGGTTAAAAAAGGACTGATTTACGATTATTTACCCTACCCGATTTTGCATCAATTGTCAAACTGTGCCATAATATAGATAATAACTTTCATCCTGCCGCCAGGCCGGATGGCAAAATAAAACTGATGCCCAAAGATATCAAGGAGGACAAGACGAGCCGCAACATCCAGATCGTGGAAGTCGATAATCCGCGCACAGCCAACAAGAAGATCACCTGGATCAATGTGACTAACGCCGGCAAGCGCGAGATCGAGTATCTGCGCAAGCGGTTCAATTTCCAATTGGCGCACTTGCACGCTTCGTCGAGCAACGTCTTCGCCCAAAGGCCTTCGGTCCAGCGCGGCGAAAACTACATCTTCGCCATCATGCATTTCCCGATCTACTTGAACGAGACCATCGTCGCCACCGAAGTCGACTTTTTCGTGCTGCACGGCTATATCATCACCCTGCACAACGGCAACCTGCAAGCCCTGAACGATTTCTTCAGCCTCTGCAAAAAAGACGGCGATTCTCTTCTGACCTACAAACTCGAGTCAGCCACTATCCTTTTGTACGAGCTCCTGGAAAAACTGATGCATTCCTGCTTCCCCTTACTCGATAAGAACAGCCTGGCCATCAATAAAGTCGAGGAACATATCTTCGCCCAGGAACAGCGCAAGGCCGTTTCCCAGATATTGATCCTGCGTCAGAATATCATCAACTTCCACAAGATCATGCATAGCCACAAGAAGATCCTCTCCAAATTCATGGACCTAAAAAGCAAGCTGGTGCCGACGGAACAGCTCAAGGGTTACTACAAGAAGCTGATCGATCACTCCATCTCTATCTGGGAAATATTGGAAAACCAGAAGGAGATCGTGCAGATCCTCAACAGCACCAACGAATCGCTCCTGAACTCGCATCTGAATGATACGATGAAGACGCTGACCATTTTCTCGATCATCAGTTTTTATCTGACGCTCATCGCCGCCATCTTCAGCATGCGCTCCGAAGGCATGCCCTTCGTCGACCACCCCAGCGGCTTCTGGCTGATATTATCGATCATGTTCGTGGTCGCCTCCACGATTCTCCTCATCTTCCGCCGCAAGAAGTGGCTCTAAACTGAAACTTTTACTCTTCCTAAAAAAACCTTTGCTAAAAAGGTTTTTTTGTTTAATATTGGGTTAAATTACCCTAAAACCATTGACAAATTACTAAAAATATGCTATTGTAAATAATCGTTGCTCATTCGCTGTTTGACATCAACCAGCAGCTTTTTTTAGGCTGCACATACCCTAGAGGAGGAATAGAAGATGAGAAGAACATTCGTTGCATTGTTTTTAATGGCATTGGGCTGGGCTCTTGCAGGCTGCGGTGCTAGCACCGCTAACCACCAGACTTCGGACACCTCGCTCCCCGCAGGCAAAGGTGCTGTGTCAATCGACACGCAGCTTTTCCCCGTCGACAACCAGACGGCCACCCTCAAAGTGGCCAAGACGGTCGCAGGCGGAGGCGGCGGAGGCGGAGGCATCTCCAATCAGGAAATGGAACTGCGCAAGCGGATCCATCACGTGGAGTTCTGGTTCAATGACGGAAAGAGCTACGGCCAGATGCAGACGATCATGGTCTGCCAGGGACGTCTCTCCGGCAAGCTGATCGCCGACCCCGGCAACTACATGCTCGAGGCCAACTTCATGACCCAGTCCGGCGCCGTCATCTACCGCGCCACCACCCAGGTCGAAGTCACCTCAGGCATGTCCACCCATGCGACCCTCGTCGCGCAGAAGAGCACCTTCGTCTACCTCGAAGGCCGGATCAACCGCCCTACTGGCTCCTACACCGAGACCGAGATGGGTTACAGCATCTCCATCGAGGAGGCGAACGGCACCGGATTTTCCGTAGGCACTGGCGGCCGCTACAACGCCGCAGCCAACCGCTTCGACTTCGGAACAGTCTACCCCACCTCGCCCATGGTCAACGAAGCCAAGATCATCCTGACCGATGACACCGGCCAGACCCACAAAGCGGTCTTCACCTTCGACCTGATCAAGGCGATCGACGAGGCGAATGCCAACGGTTTCGTCAACTACGACTGGCCGGCTCCTGGAACGATCAAGATCGACGTCATCTTCGAGGATGACAATGCCGGCTTTGTCAAAGCCGTAAATGCCGTTCCTGTCGCTACCCCGACCCGCGGCAACAACAACACCACCCTGGCCAGGATCAACCTTGCCAACACCACCACCGAAACCGCCGCCATCAAAACCCTGACCTTCCGCCTCTGGGACTGCAACTACCTGTCGAACCTCTACCTGGTCCGCGCCGACCTGCCGCAGCTCCTGGGATCGAGCACGCATTTCCCCGTTGCGAGCATTACCGTCGACGAATACGGCGTGGCCATCGTGACCTTCACGACCGACATCCACATTCCGGCCGGAGCGATGATCTCGATCAACCTGCAGGGCGACGTTTCGCCCGACTACCCGACCATGGAGATGTTCAACTACCAAGTCACCGGCGCCTCAGTCGTTACCGAAACCAACCAGACCGTTCCCTTCCTGGGAACCGATGGCATGGCAGTCGGCATCTACTGAACCGCTACCCGCACCTTAACCCAAAAAAGCCCGTCTCTTCCAAGAGACGGGCTCATTTTTTATTTATCTCAGTATCTTTTCTATATCTGCAAGAGATTCCACCTTGACCAGTTCGCGCCGCAACTCGCCGGCCCCAGGGAATCCGGCCACATACCAGCAAAGGTGTTTCCTTAATTCGACGATTCCCTGCTTGCCCAGAATCCGGTCAGCCAAGCGCGCGTGCTCCAGGGCGATATCGAATATCTCGCGCTTGCTTTTGGAGACGTTCTTGTTTTCCCTTATCTCCTCAAAAAGCCAAGGCTTGCCCATCGCCCCGCGAGCGATGCCCAGGCCGTCGGCCCCAGTCTCTTCCAACAGCTCTTTGGCAGTGGCCGCATCGGTCACGCCGCCATTGGCCAACAAGATGCCCGGCACATAGCGGCGAGCTTCCTTGATGATTTCAAAATCAACTGCACCGGAGTGACCTTGCGCCATGGAGCGTCCATGGATCATCACTGCTGCCAGCTCGAGGCCCTGCATCGCTTGCAAGAATTCCAGGGCGTCGACGCGACGCTTGGCATCGCCTTCGCCCTTCTCCATGCGCGCCCGGATCTTGATCGAGACCGGCAGGTCAGTGCTCGCAAGCGTCGCCTCCACGACTTCGCGCGCGAGCTTCGGATTGCCCATCAGGATGGCCCCGGCTCCCTGTTTCTGCACCTTGGGCACGGGACAGCCGAAGTTGATATCAATACCGTCAGGCCTCACTTCTTCGGTGATGATTTTAGACGCTTTGACGAAATGCTCCGGATTGGCGC
Encoded proteins:
- a CDS encoding magnesium transporter CorA family protein; its protein translation is MPKDIKEDKTSRNIQIVEVDNPRTANKKITWINVTNAGKREIEYLRKRFNFQLAHLHASSSNVFAQRPSVQRGENYIFAIMHFPIYLNETIVATEVDFFVLHGYIITLHNGNLQALNDFFSLCKKDGDSLLTYKLESATILLYELLEKLMHSCFPLLDKNSLAINKVEEHIFAQEQRKAVSQILILRQNIINFHKIMHSHKKILSKFMDLKSKLVPTEQLKGYYKKLIDHSISIWEILENQKEIVQILNSTNESLLNSHLNDTMKTLTIFSIISFYLTLIAAIFSMRSEGMPFVDHPSGFWLILSIMFVVASTILLIFRRKKWL
- a CDS encoding tRNA-dihydrouridine synthase, yielding MNNDFWQQLKARNSSASAQGGQVILALAPMAGVTDAPFRQMCRKFGADVVYSEMASATALNYQPQKTLDLVRFEEAERPYVVQLFGANPEHFVKASKIITEEVRPDGIDINFGCPVPKVQKQGAGAILMGNPKLAREVVEATLASTDLPVSIKIRARMEKGEGDAKRRVDALEFLQAMQGLELAAVMIHGRSMAQGHSGAVDFEIIKEARRYVPGILLANGGVTDAATAKELLEETGADGLGIARGAMGKPWLFEEIRENKNVSKSKREIFDIALEHARLADRILGKQGIVELRKHLCWYVAGFPGAGELRRELVKVESLADIEKILR
- a CDS encoding type IV secretion system DNA-binding domain-containing protein, whose amino-acid sequence is MNYGLEQPVSQPLDPTAFVDLALVYTFGALVALFVVLAIIKKLITHYAKSSHYFDHVIYLVRLSKEKPTDKDNNLTVQQLREEIARGETLFSSIGGLRAERGVLPWLFGRRDHFSFEIVASKKVIAFYLVAPRPMARYLEQQVQAHYPEAVVEEARDYNIFTPQSVVDFGWLKTRRSFIFPIRTYNKMETDPLNSIINVLSKLGENESLVIQYIVRSAKGAWHGKASRVFSKVRQGKPLHEALNTSPWAEFFSYFKGTSPEDKQKQQQQQTMQRTNAMDEAILKNLEEKNAKAGLDVNLRIIVSTGSLQQSRGYLANIIGAFAQYNLYEYGNSFNNKINSFVKSWKHKKFMKDYIYRRFDDKLSFLLNTEELSSLFHLPLRWTETPNILWLTAKHAPAPTEIPNEGIVLGRNIYRGVVRDVRIKREDRRRHTYIVGKSGVGKSVLLASMAIQDILNGEGVGVIDPHGDLIDDILKRIPPERAEDVILFSPADIERPLALNLMEFDPRYPEQKSFVINEMIKIFDKLYDLKSTGGPIFEQYMRNAMLLVMSDPESGSTLMEIPKVLADAEFRRMKLSRCSDPTVVDFWRKEAEKAGGDAALANVVPYITSKLTSFISNDMMRPIIGQQKSSFNLRDLMDRQKILLVSLPKGQVGELNAYLLGMILVGKILVAALSRTDMPKEQRKDFYLYIDEFQNFTTDSICSILSEARKYNLNLVMAHQYLGQLVKGQDSSIKDAVFGNVGTWVSFKIGSEDAEELSKEFAPVFNQYDLINVEKFSAYIKLLIDNSASRAFSMATPWPLPGIKRDELAMRIKSLSRLKYGQDRNIIEEEIRRRVNI